A part of Aegilops tauschii subsp. strangulata cultivar AL8/78 chromosome 2, Aet v6.0, whole genome shotgun sequence genomic DNA contains:
- the LOC109759232 gene encoding uncharacterized protein, whose translation MGGEGASSSGGGFRARIDHYLYSGEKKHVVAGIAIFAAIFGVPWYLMTRGAKHDSHQDYVERANKARSDRLSSGQPSSLKE comes from the exons atggGAGGCGAGGGCGCCAGTTCCAGCGGCGGGGGGTTCCGCGCCCGGATAGACCACTACCTGTACAGCGGAGAGAAGAAGCACGTCGTCGCAGGCATCGCCATCTTCGCCGCCATTTTCGGGGTGCCCTGGTACCTCATGACCCGAG GGGCAAAGCATGACTCCCATCAAGATTATGTGGAGCGAGCTAACAAGGCGAGGTCGGATAGGCTTTCTTCTGGACAGCCATCATCACTGAAAGAATGA
- the LOC120974637 gene encoding uncharacterized protein, with translation MEKESTHVDWGGVFWFSWFSFVIGVGAGVLLLALINAFRSSYWDVYSLELTGIDGRGQPAGLSALAFNVTLHAENRRTKWVGNSFSDGKVVVSYAGVAVAEGRVPGFSVGAKSAAEVEAVALGGKAAGVADAVRRRVEAELRWDSAEFDVEAKLFRSGVGQQGGPVVLWCKVASRVLHQPSRCRTFTDFMTRADQEF, from the exons ATGGAGAAAGAATCGACCCATGTTGACTGGGGAGGGGTTTTCTGGTTTAGCTGGTTTTCCTTCGTGATTGGAGTTG GTGCAGGCGTGCTCCTGCTCGCCCTCATCAACGCGTTCAGGAGTTCCTACTGGGACGTCTACTCCCTCGAGCTCACCGGCATCGACGGCCGTGGCCAGCCGGCGGGGCTCAGCGCCCTGGCGTTCAACGTGACCCTGCACGCGGAGAACAGGCGGACGAAGTGGGTGGGCAACAGCTTCAGCGATGGGAAGGTGGTGGTGTCCTACGCGGGCGTCGCGGTAGCGGAGGGCCGCGTGCCGGGCTTCAGCGTCGGGGCGAAGAGCgcggcggaggtggaggcggtgGCGCTAGGCGGCAAAGCTGCAGGCGTGGCGGACGCCGTGAGGAGGCGCGTGGAGGCCGAGCTGCGCTGGGACTCCGCGGAATTCGACGTGGAGGCCAAGCTGTTCCGCAGCGGCGTCGGCCAGCAAGGTGGCCCCGTCGTGCTGTGGTGCAAGGTTGCATCGCGTGTACTGCATCAGCCGTCACGGTGCAGGACCTTCACCGACTTCATGACTAGGGCAGACCAGGAGTTTTGA